The Nycticebus coucang isolate mNycCou1 chromosome 5, mNycCou1.pri, whole genome shotgun sequence genome window below encodes:
- the IL22RA2 gene encoding interleukin-22 receptor subunit alpha-2 — MVPKHCFLGFLVSFFLTDVVGTQPAHESLKPRRVQFQSRNFHNILHWEPGRALMGNSSIYFVQYKRYGQRQWKNKEDCWGIQELFCDLTNETSDIQEPYYGRVRTAIGGRHSGWSMTQRFTPWWETKIDPPIMNITPIKGSLLVILHAPNLPYRDQKGKNISIENYYELIYRVFIINNSLEKEQKVYEGDHRVVKIKALAPRSGYCLVAEIYQPMLDRRSPRSEERCVGIP; from the exons ATGGTGCCTAAACATTGCTTTCTAGGCTTCCTCGTCAGTTTCTTCCTGACTGATGTCGTAG GAACTCAGCCAGCCCATGAATCTCTGAAGCCTCGGAGGGTACAATTTCAGTCCCGAAATTTTCACAACATTTtgcactgggagcctgggaggGCACTGATGGGCAACAGCAGTATCTACTTTGTGCAGTACAAAAG GTATGGACAGagacaatggaaaaataaagaagattgcTGGGGCATTCAAGAACTCTTTTGTGACCTTACCAATGAAACCTCAGATATCCAGGAACCTTATTACGGGAGGGTGAGGACAGCCATAGGCGGGAGACACTCCGGATGGAGCATGACGCAGCGGTTCACTCCCTGGTGGGAAA CAAAAATAGATCCTCCCATCATGAATATAACCCCAATTAAGGGATCTTTGTTGGTGATTCTCCACGCTCCAAATTTGCCGTATAGAGACCAGAAGGGGAAAAATATATCGATTGAAAATTACTATGAACTAATATACCGAGTTTTTATAATTAACAATTCACTAGAAAAG GAGCAAAAGGTGTATGAAGGGGATCATAGAGTTGTCAAAATCAAGGCGCTAGCACCTCGCTCTGGTTACTGCCTAGTGGCGGAGATATATCAGCCCATGTTAGACAGAAGAAGTCCAAGAAGTGAAGAGAGATGTGTGGGAATTCCGTGA